A part of Gossypium hirsutum isolate 1008001.06 chromosome A07, Gossypium_hirsutum_v2.1, whole genome shotgun sequence genomic DNA contains:
- the LOC121231854 gene encoding ribokinase isoform X2: MSSDSLPPLPQNRIVLGCGQVAVDFLATVASFPNPDDKIRSTSLKVQGGGNAGNASTCAARLGLNPRLISKVSNDSHGKGILEELEADGVDTSFFIVSEEGNSSFTYVIVDSQTNTRTCIHTPGYPPLIPEELSQSSLLSALDGVNMVYFDGRHHETALVVAKEAARKNIPILVEAEREREGLDDLLDFATYAICSAKFPQAWTEAPSVPSALISMLLRLPKLKFVVVTLGEEGCIMLERSVNGGSDAEEMDVHCLLESLKLIKDDSKTIPTCISSVETKLSANGIGTITGRLFVGTAEKIPPSELVDTTGAGDAFIGAVLYGMPPEKMLPFAAQVAATGCRALGARTVLPLRTDPRLASFL; encoded by the exons ATGTCATCCGACTCGCTTCCACCTCTTCCCCAAAACCGTATCGTC CTAGGCTGTGGGCAAGTCGCAGTTGATTTCTTGGCCACTGTGGCTTCTTTTCCTAATCCAGATGACAAAATCAGAAGCACTAGCTTGAAg GTTCAAGGAGGTGGGAATGCTGGAAATGCCTCAACCTGTGCTGCTCGTTTGGGATTAAACCCACGTTTAATTTCCAAG GTTTCCAATGATTCTCATGGCAAGGGCATATTGGAGGAGCTTGAAGCTGATGGAGTCGACACTTCATTCTTTATT GTTTCTGAGGAGGGTAATTCATCATTTACTTATGTTATCGTTGACAGCCAAAC GAACACCCGCACATGTATCCACACCCCTGGTTATCCGCCCCTGATACCGGAGGAACTTTCTCAGTCAAGTTTATTATCTGCATTGGATGGAGTAAATATGGTCTACTTTGATGGAAGACATCATGAAACTGCTTTAGTTGTTGCAAAAGAg GCTGCTCGCAAGAATATACCTATATTAGTTGAGGCTGAAAGGGAAAGGGAAGGTTTAGATGATCTTCTGGATTTTGCTACTTATGCTATATGCTCAGCTAAGTTTCCACAA GCATGGACAGAAGCTCCATCGGTTCCAAGTGCACTTATTTCCATGCTTTTGAGGTTGCCAAAACTAAAATTTGTGGTTGTGACACTGGGGGAAGAGGGATGCATAATGCTAGAAAGAAGTGTAAATG GTGGTTCTGATGCTGAAGAAATGGATGTTCACTGTTTATTGGAATCATTAAAGCTGATAAAAGATGACAGCAAGACCATCCCAACATGCATTTCATCG GTGGAAACCAAGTTGAGTGCAAATGGGATAGGGACAATAACTGGCCGGTTATTTGTGGGAACAGCTGAGAAGATCCCACCATCAGAACTTGTTGACACAACTGGCGCAGGAGATGCATTTATTGGAGCAGTATTATATG GCATGCCACCAGAGAAGATGTTGCCCTTTGCAGCTCAAGTG GCTGCAACTGGCTGTCGGGCTTTAGGCGCCCGCACCGTACTTCCTCTCCGTACAGATCCACGTCTAGCGAGCTTCCTATAG
- the LOC107925737 gene encoding uncharacterized protein, which yields MADNNLRIVVEKNPSESKLSELNIKCWPKWGCSPGKYQLKFDAEETCYLLKGKVRVYPKGSAGFVEFGAGDLVTIPKGLSCTWDVSVAVDKHYKFESSSPPPSSSRQ from the exons ATGGCTGATAATAACCTAAGGATTGTTGTGGAGAAAAACCCTTCAGAATCTAAGCTTTCAGAGCTTAACATCAAGTGTTGGCCCAA ATGGGGTTGCTCACCTGGGAAATACCAGTTGAAGTTTGATGCAGAGGAAACATGTTATTTGCTGAAAGGGAAAGTGAGGGTATACCCAAAAGGTTCGGCAGGGTTTGTAGAGTTTGGTGCAGGAGATCTTGTTACTATCCCTAAAGGTCTTAGTTGCACTTGGGATGTCTCTGTTGCTGTTGATAAACACTATAAATTCGAGTCTTCTTCACCACCTCCTTCTTCTTCCCGTCAGTGA
- the LOC121231854 gene encoding ribokinase isoform X1 yields the protein MSSDSLPPLPQNRIVLGCGQVAVDFLATVASFPNPDDKIRSTSLKVQGGGNAGNASTCAARLGLNPRLISKVSNDSHGKGILEELEADGVDTSFFIVSEEGNSSFTYVIVDSQTNTRTCIHTPGYPPLIPEELSQSSLLSALDGVNMVYFDGRHHETALVVAKEAARKNIPILVEAEREREGLDDLLDFATYAICSAKFPQAWTEAPSVPSALISMLLRLPKLKFVVVTLGEEGCIMLERSVNGGSDAEEMDVHCLLESLKLIKDDSKTIPTCISSVETKLSANGIGTITGRLFVGTAEKIPPSELVDTTGAGDAFIGAVLYAVCAGMPPEKMLPFAAQVAATGCRALGARTVLPLRTDPRLASFL from the exons ATGTCATCCGACTCGCTTCCACCTCTTCCCCAAAACCGTATCGTC CTAGGCTGTGGGCAAGTCGCAGTTGATTTCTTGGCCACTGTGGCTTCTTTTCCTAATCCAGATGACAAAATCAGAAGCACTAGCTTGAAg GTTCAAGGAGGTGGGAATGCTGGAAATGCCTCAACCTGTGCTGCTCGTTTGGGATTAAACCCACGTTTAATTTCCAAG GTTTCCAATGATTCTCATGGCAAGGGCATATTGGAGGAGCTTGAAGCTGATGGAGTCGACACTTCATTCTTTATT GTTTCTGAGGAGGGTAATTCATCATTTACTTATGTTATCGTTGACAGCCAAAC GAACACCCGCACATGTATCCACACCCCTGGTTATCCGCCCCTGATACCGGAGGAACTTTCTCAGTCAAGTTTATTATCTGCATTGGATGGAGTAAATATGGTCTACTTTGATGGAAGACATCATGAAACTGCTTTAGTTGTTGCAAAAGAg GCTGCTCGCAAGAATATACCTATATTAGTTGAGGCTGAAAGGGAAAGGGAAGGTTTAGATGATCTTCTGGATTTTGCTACTTATGCTATATGCTCAGCTAAGTTTCCACAA GCATGGACAGAAGCTCCATCGGTTCCAAGTGCACTTATTTCCATGCTTTTGAGGTTGCCAAAACTAAAATTTGTGGTTGTGACACTGGGGGAAGAGGGATGCATAATGCTAGAAAGAAGTGTAAATG GTGGTTCTGATGCTGAAGAAATGGATGTTCACTGTTTATTGGAATCATTAAAGCTGATAAAAGATGACAGCAAGACCATCCCAACATGCATTTCATCG GTGGAAACCAAGTTGAGTGCAAATGGGATAGGGACAATAACTGGCCGGTTATTTGTGGGAACAGCTGAGAAGATCCCACCATCAGAACTTGTTGACACAACTGGCGCAGGAGATGCATTTATTGGAGCAGTATTATATG cTGTGTGTGCAGGCATGCCACCAGAGAAGATGTTGCCCTTTGCAGCTCAAGTG GCTGCAACTGGCTGTCGGGCTTTAGGCGCCCGCACCGTACTTCCTCTCCGTACAGATCCACGTCTAGCGAGCTTCCTATAG
- the LOC107956348 gene encoding alcohol dehydrogenase class-3, giving the protein MATQGQVITCKAAVAYEPNKPLVIEDVQVAPPQAGEVRIKILFTALCHTDAYTWSGKDPEGLFPCILGHEAAGIVESVGEGVTEVQPGDHVIPCYQAECRECKFCKSGKTNLCGKVRTATGAGVMMNDRKSRFSINGKPIYHFMGTSTFSQYTVVHDVSVAKIDPQAPLDKVCLLGCGVPTGLGAVWNTAKVEPGAIVAIFGLGTVGLAVAEGAKSAGASRIIGVDIDSKKFDVAKNFGVTEFVNPKDYDKPIQQVLVDLTDGGVDYSFECIGNVSVMRAALECCHKGWGTSVIIGVAASGQEISTRPFQLVTGRVWKGTAFGGFKSRSQVPWLVEKYMKKEIKIDEYITHNLTLGDINKAFDLMHEGGCLRCVLKMNE; this is encoded by the exons ATGGCGACTCAAGGGCAAGTCATAACTTGCAAAG CGGCGGTGGCTTATGAACCGAACAAGCCACTGGTCATTGAGGATGTCCAGGTGGCTCCGCCACAAGCCGGTGAGGTTCGGATCAAGATTCTCTTCACTGCTCTCTGCCACACTGATGCCTACACTTGGAGCGGAAAG GATCCTGAGGGTCTATTCCCGTGCATTCTTGGACATGAAGCTGCTGG AATTGTAGAAAGTGTTGGTGAAGGTGTAACTGAAGTTCAACCAGGTGACCATGTCATCCCTTGTTACCAGGCAGAGTGCAGAGAATGCAAGTTCTGCAAATCAGGTAAGACTAACCTATGTGGCAAAGTTAGGACAGCCACTGGAGCTGGAGTCATGATGAATGATCGCAAGAGCCGCTTCTCAATTAATGGGAAACCTATCTACCACTTCATGGGCACCTCAACATTTAGCCAGTACACGGTTGTGCATGATGTTAGTGTTGCAAAGATTGATCCACAGGCTCCTTTGGACAAAGTATGCCTTCTTGGTTGTGGTGTTCCAACTG GACTTGGAGCAGTTTGGAACACAGCCAAAGTTGAACCAGGGGCCATTGTTGCTATTTTTGGCCTTGGGACTGTTGGTCTTGCT GTTGCAGAGGGTGCAAAGTCAGCTGGTGCTTCAAGAATAATTGGCGTTGATATTGATAGCAAAAAGTTTGATGTAG CAAAGAATTTTGGAGTTACAGAGTTTGTGAATCCAAAGGACTATGATAAACCAATTCAGCAGGTCCTTGTTGATCTCACAGATGGTGGTGTTGATTACAGTTTCGAGTGTATCGGAAATGTCTCTGTCATGAGGGCTGCTTTGGAATGCTGTCACAAG GGCTGGGGAACATCAGTTATCATAGGTGTTGCCGCATCAGGTCAGGAGATATCTACACGACCTTTCCAATTGGTGACTGGCCGTGTTTGGAAAGGGACAGCTTTTGGTGGTTTCAAGAGTCGTTCACAAGTGCCTTGGCTTGTGGAAAAATACATGAAGAAG GAAATCAAAATAGATGAGTACATCACCCACAATTTGACCCTTGGAGATATTAACAAGGCATTTGATCTGATGCATGAAGGGGGTTGCCTCCGATGTGTGCTTAAGATGAATGAATGA
- the LOC107956877 gene encoding uncharacterized protein produces MAPSRTDNPDMAKKHLKVRTKAKRLKTEMGKVREDQLCLIEEQSKLVTRFREIERQCNELKQEAQMMAKQSAMTRLKLELMLGILKAREGGDLVQAANLTRFLREIVAMEKANAILAQVKDEEDEP; encoded by the exons ATGGCACCCAGCAGGACTGATAACCCAGACATGGCGAAGAAGCATTTGAAAGTGCGGACCAAAGCCAAACGACTGAAAACCGAGATGGGAAAGGTAAGGGAAGATCAACTATGCTTAATAGAGGAGCAGTCAAAATTAGTGACAAGGTTCCGAGAGATTGAGAGGCAATGCAATGAGCTGAAACAAGAAGCTCAAATGATGGCCAAGCAATCAGCCATGACTCGACTCAAGCTGGAACTCATGTTGGGAATCTTGAAAGCTCGTGAGGGAGGAGATTTGGTTCAAGCTGCTAACCTGACTCGTTTCCTTCG AGAAATTGTTGCCATGGAGAAAGCAAATGCAATCTTGGCTCAAGtcaaagatgaagaagatgaaccaTAG